In Candidatus Bathyarchaeota archaeon, the following proteins share a genomic window:
- a CDS encoding 3-hydroxyacyl-CoA dehydrogenase family protein: protein MEVKTIAVLGAGLMGHGIAQVAAQIGKYEVYLRDVEQRFVENGLNMIRSSLQKFLSKGQITETEYNEVLARIHPTTDLKEAVSKADLIIEAIPEILELKKTTFREVDAMAPPHAIIASNTSSMSITELASATNRPEKVCGMHFFNPPQLMKLVEVVRGAKTSDETVQTVLNVAHRMQKETVLVKKDCPGFIVNRILIPALNEAVALYWEGVADRDDIDKAVKLGLNWPMGPLMLLDYVGADTTLAIAEVLQRELDQRFQPHPGLRQMVRANLLGRKTGKGFYDWTQK from the coding sequence GGCAAATACGAGGTCTACTTACGAGACGTTGAACAGCGTTTTGTTGAAAACGGCTTAAACATGATTCGCAGCAGCTTGCAAAAATTCCTAAGTAAGGGCCAGATAACCGAGACTGAGTATAACGAGGTTTTGGCGCGGATACATCCAACCACTGACCTGAAAGAGGCCGTCTCAAAAGCTGACTTGATCATTGAGGCTATCCCGGAAATTTTAGAGTTAAAAAAGACCACTTTCCGTGAAGTTGATGCCATGGCACCCCCTCACGCGATAATCGCTTCTAACACTTCATCCATGAGCATAACGGAGCTTGCTTCAGCCACAAACCGTCCGGAAAAAGTTTGTGGGATGCACTTCTTCAATCCACCTCAACTTATGAAGCTTGTTGAGGTGGTAAGAGGCGCAAAAACTTCAGATGAAACTGTGCAAACGGTTCTAAACGTAGCCCATAGAATGCAGAAAGAAACAGTTCTAGTGAAAAAAGATTGTCCAGGATTCATCGTCAACCGCATACTTATACCAGCCTTAAATGAGGCCGTAGCCCTGTACTGGGAGGGTGTCGCCGACAGAGACGACATAGACAAAGCCGTAAAACTTGGATTGAATTGGCCCATGGGGCCTCTTATGCTGTTGGACTACGTAGGGGCTGACACAACCCTGGCCATAGCTGAAGTTCTACAGCGTGAGCTTGACCAAAGGTTTCAGCCGCATCCCGGGCTGAGACAAATGGTTAGAGCTAACCTTCTTGGAAGAAAAACCGGCAAGGGCTTTTACGATTGGACGCAAAAGTAG
- a CDS encoding enoyl-CoA hydratase/isomerase family protein yields MEFKHILYEKSEGIATITINRPEALNALNADVIDEILKALKDAEADENVKVIVLTGAGEKAFSAGADIKTMREMNALKARELSQIGGKLCSTIENLEKPVIAAINGYALGGGLEAAMACDIRIASENARMGQTEINIGLIPGWGGTQRLTRLIGMTKAKELIFTGKMIDAKTAEQLGLVNMTAPPDRFKEVVRQFALELAQKAPVALKVAKALVNKGYEMSLDAAIALEREGFSVVASTEDFQEGVSAFVEKRKPLFKGK; encoded by the coding sequence ATGGAGTTTAAGCATATACTCTACGAGAAAAGCGAGGGCATAGCCACAATAACAATAAACAGGCCTGAAGCCCTTAATGCCCTTAACGCCGACGTTATAGACGAGATTCTTAAAGCCCTTAAAGACGCAGAAGCCGACGAAAACGTGAAGGTTATTGTGTTAACAGGTGCTGGCGAAAAGGCATTTTCAGCTGGAGCAGATATCAAAACCATGAGGGAGATGAATGCCTTGAAAGCCAGGGAACTATCCCAAATTGGCGGAAAGCTTTGCAGCACCATTGAAAATCTTGAAAAACCCGTTATAGCGGCTATAAATGGCTACGCATTAGGCGGAGGCCTAGAAGCGGCGATGGCATGCGACATCCGCATTGCTTCGGAAAACGCGAGAATGGGGCAGACTGAGATAAATATTGGGCTAATTCCCGGCTGGGGTGGGACTCAAAGACTCACCAGATTAATAGGCATGACCAAGGCTAAAGAGCTTATTTTTACAGGTAAAATGATTGACGCAAAAACAGCGGAGCAGCTTGGCCTTGTAAACATGACGGCACCTCCAGACAGGTTCAAGGAAGTTGTACGACAGTTTGCCCTGGAACTAGCCCAGAAAGCTCCAGTAGCTCTTAAAGTGGCGAAGGCCTTAGTGAATAAGGGATATGAAATGAGTCTCGACGCTGCAATAGCGCTGGAAAGGGAAGGCTTCAGCGTAGTCGCTTCAACAGAAGACTTCCAAGAGGGAGTTTCGGCCTTCGTCGAAAAGCGAAAGCCTCTGTTCAAAGGAAAGTGA